One genomic segment of Vulpes lagopus strain Blue_001 chromosome 9, ASM1834538v1, whole genome shotgun sequence includes these proteins:
- the CTHRC1 gene encoding collagen triple helix repeat-containing protein 1, with the protein MRPQGPAAASPPRLLGLLLLLLLLLLQLRAPSSASETPKGKQKALLRPREVVDLYNGMCLQGPAGVPGRDGSPGANGIPGTPGIPGRDGFKGEKGECLRESFEESWTPNYKQCSWSSLNYGIDLGKIAECTFTKMRSNSALRVLFSGSLRLKCRNACCQRWYFTFNGAECSGPLPIEAIIYLDQGSPELNSTINIHRTSSVEGLCEGIGAGLVDVAIWVGTCSDYPKGDASTGWNSVSRIIIEELPK; encoded by the exons ATGCGCCCCCagggccccgccgccgcctccccgccgcGGCTCCTcggcctcctgctgctcctgctgctcctgctgctgcagcTGCGCGCGCCGTCGAGCGCCTCCGAGACTCCCAAGGGGAAGCAAAAGGCGCTGCTGCGGCCGAGGGAGGTGGTGGACCTG TATAATGGAATGTGCTTACAAGGacctgcaggggtgcctgggcgagATGGAAGCCCTGGGGCCAATGGCATTCCTGGTACCCCTGGGATCCCAGGTCGAGATGGATTCAAAGGAGAAAAGGGGGAATGCTTGAGGGAAAGTTTTGAAGAGTCCTGGACACCTAACTACAAGCAGTGTTCATGGAGTTCGCTCAATTATGGCATAGATCTTGGAAAAATTGCG GAGTGTACATTTACCAAGATGCGCTCAAACAGTGCCCTGAGAGTTTTGTTCAGTGGCTCACTTCGGTTAAAATGCAGAAATGCATGCTGTCAGCGTTGGTATTTCACGTTCAATGGAGCTGAATGTTCAGGACCTCTTCCCATTGAAGCCATAATTTATTTGGACCAAGGAAGCCCTGAACTCAATTCAACAATTAATATTCATCGCACTTCTTCTG TGGAAGGACTTTGTGAAGGCATTGGAGCCGGCTTAGTGGATGTTGCTATCTGGGTTGGGACTTGTTCCGATTATCCGAAGGGAGACGCCTCTACTGGATGGAATTCAGTATCTCGCATCATTATTGAAGAActaccaaaataa